One part of the Lytechinus pictus isolate F3 Inbred chromosome 3, Lp3.0, whole genome shotgun sequence genome encodes these proteins:
- the LOC129256669 gene encoding mesencephalic astrocyte-derived neurotrophic factor homolog, which translates to MKASSQPMCSAIVFLSVMLMQFFAEAKIKEGECDVCISVVKHLESIMTNEDRKSEDKIEKKIRKYCKDAKGKENRFCYYMGGTADAATGMLNDLIKPLSVPLPPERICEKLNKKDSQICELKYEKQIDFDSVDLKKLRVKELKKILSDWEEDCKSCIEKSDFVKRIEELKPKYVKQKPREDL; encoded by the exons ATGAAGGCTTCGTCACAGCCAATGTGCTCAGCTATTGTCTTTCTCTCGGTTATGCTGATGCAGTTTTTTGCAGAAGCCAAAATAAAGGAAGGAGAGTGTGATG TGTGTATTTCTGTTGTAAAACACCTTGAAAGCATCATGACAAATGAAGACAGAAAGAGTGAAGACAAGATAGAGAAGAAGATACGAAAGTACTGTAAGGATGCcaaaggaaaagaaaacagaTTT TGCTATTACATGGGAGGAACAGCAGATGCTGCAACAGGCATGTTGAATGATCTCATCAAACCACTATCAGTACCTCTCCCACCAGAAAGAATTTGTGAGAAACTAAACAAGAAAGATAGTCAGATCTGTGAGCTCAAGTATG aGAAACAAATTGACTTTGATTCTGTTGATCTGAAGAAGCTCAGAGTGAAGGAACTCAAGAAAATTCTAAGTGATTGGGAAGAAGACTGCAAATCATGTATAGAAAAGAGTGACTTTGTAAAGCGTATTGAAGAACTTAAACCTAAGTATGTCAAGCAGAAACCAAGAGAAGACTTATAA
- the LOC129256665 gene encoding UPF0739 protein C1orf74 homolog, with the protein MQDHLLHGCQAHSYLHKQLTSMDFRKQISRFLGKAAHRRWKDVASDIMAVIGGIKPSFLYDYSTCDSKFLDKLVAEMESLTKWETQKADISLSPDSDSERVANHGIRTTGTLNIKDDVVVFNKEILIRKLKHFILTMKSDATDTDRSGEENPNEQVYTLVDVSGKLLNPTLADRSITQEIVIIAKDILTQIEAEFADPRRSSGEVAATIHIEDHWNVSTIFGLLLGYPVLYWYQVDIQDNCLAYTPLSVIKCTCKCMVKTNNCGSENVCRSIKEMSNHDHVMYSFSIPSLLFEHASKRIAKWKESICHAVDLCEYFTSASFECNTVTLPVVAL; encoded by the coding sequence ATGCAGGACCATCTACTACACGGCTGCCAAGCCCATTCATATTTACATAAACAATTGACAAGTATGGATTTTCGGAAACAGATTTCACGATTCTTAGGGAAGGCAGCTCATAGACGATGGAAGGATGTAGCAAGTGACATAATGGCAGTAATTGGAGGAATTAAACCCAGTTTTTTGTATGACTATTCAACTTGTGATTCAAAATTTTTGGACAAACTTGTTGCCGAAATGGAATCATTGACCAAGTGGGAAACACAGAAAGCTGACATTTCTCTCTCACCTGATAGTGATAGTGAGAGGGTTGCAAATCATGGTATTCGAACAACTGGTACATTGAATATAAAGGATGATGTAGTTGTCTTcaacaaagaaattttgatcagaaaactcaaacattttattttgaccATGAAGAGTGATGCAACTGATACTGATAGATCAGGAGAGGAGAACCCAAATGAACAAGTTTATACCTTGGTTGATGTTAGTGGAAAACTGTTGAATCCAACCTTGGCAGACAGAAGTATTACTCAGGAGATAGTGATCATAGCAAAGGACATTTTAACACAGATTGAAGCTGAATTTGCTGACCCAAGGCGGAGCTCCGGTGAGGTAGCAGCAACTATTCATATCGAAGATCATTGGAATGTATCAACAATATTTGGCCTTTTGCTTGGATACCCAGTATTGTACTGgtatcaagttgatattcaagACAATTGCCTTGCTTATACTCCTCTCAGTGTcatcaaatgtacatgtaaatgcatgGTTAAAACAAACAACTGTGGCTCAGAGAATGTTTGCAGATCTATAAAAGAGATGAGCAATCATGATCATGTTATGTACTCGTTCAGTATTCCCAGTCTCTTATTTGAGCATGCAAGCAAACGAATTGCAAAATGGAAAGAGTCTATATGTCATGCTGTAGATTTATGTGAATATTTTACTTCTGCTTCTTTTGAATGTAACACGGTAACATTGCCGGTAGTTGCATTATGA